The Thunnus albacares chromosome 11, fThuAlb1.1, whole genome shotgun sequence genome contains a region encoding:
- the LOC122992416 gene encoding ADP-ribosylation factor-like protein 4C: MGNSFSNISAFQSLHIVMLGLDSAGKTTVLYRLKFNEFVNTVPTIGFNTEKIKLSNGTAKGISCHFWDVGGQEKLRPLWKSYSRCTDGIIYVVDSVDVDRLEEAKTELHKVTKFAENQGTPLLVIANKQDLPKSLPVADIEKQLALHELTPSTTYHIQPACAIIGEGLHEGMDKLYEMILKRRKSLKQKKKR; the protein is encoded by the coding sequence ATGGGCAACAGCTTCTCCAACATCTCCGCCTTCCAGTCTCTTCACATCGTCATGCTGGGTTTGGACTCTGCTGGGAAGACCACCGTTCTTTATAGACTCAAATTCAATGAATTTGTCAACACTGTACCAACAATCGGATTCAACACCGAAAAGATCAAACTGAGTAACGGCACCGCCAAGGGCATCAGTTGTCATTTCTGGGACGTAGGAGGCCAGGAGAAGCTGAGGCCCCTGTGGAAGTCCTACAGCCGGTGCACTGATGGGATCATCTATGTTGTGGACTCTGTGGATGTTGACAGGCTGGAGGAGGCCAAGACCGAACTGCACAAAGTCACCAAGTTTGCGGAGAACCAGGGCACGCCGCTGCTGGTCATCGCCAACAAACAGGACCTGCCCAAATCTCTGCCTGTGGCGGATATTGAGAAGCAGCTGGCCCTGCACGAGCTCACCCCCTCCACCACCTATCACATCCAGCCTGCATGCGCTATAATAGGTGAGGGACTTCACGAGGGTATGGACAAACTGTATGAAATGATACTGAAGAGGAGGAAATCCctgaagcagaagaagaagcggTAA